In one window of Silvanigrella paludirubra DNA:
- a CDS encoding helical backbone metal receptor yields the protein MKIFFIYIFVFFNFIIISKASANKNQKIVSLAPNLTEIVYALGLGNQLVGNTILCDYPEQAKKVYKVGNFNNPNMERIISSGTNIILATEGNPMEKLNALKTKGIKIVQVKPQKATDIPIIIQTIANNLGVTEKGKELSSSIEKSLQKISNGKKKNKSFLLILQFNPIYSVSEETWLGELFKLSGLKNIVGKSVIKYPIISNEFLLKNRPDLILVGGIEGKTKQESLEIQKQKIQQIYGEDTKKIDIEILPKDVLVRPGPRIVEGIHFIESI from the coding sequence GTGAAAATATTTTTTATTTATATTTTTGTTTTTTTTAATTTTATAATTATTTCAAAAGCATCAGCAAATAAAAATCAAAAAATTGTTTCATTAGCACCTAATCTTACAGAAATTGTATATGCACTTGGACTTGGCAATCAATTAGTTGGAAATACAATTTTATGTGACTATCCAGAACAAGCAAAAAAAGTATATAAAGTAGGTAATTTTAATAATCCAAATATGGAAAGAATCATTTCTTCAGGAACAAATATTATTTTAGCAACTGAAGGTAATCCAATGGAAAAATTAAATGCTCTAAAAACAAAAGGAATAAAAATAGTTCAAGTAAAACCTCAAAAAGCTACCGATATACCAATAATAATTCAAACTATTGCGAATAACCTAGGAGTAACAGAAAAAGGAAAAGAGCTATCTAGTAGTATTGAAAAATCTTTGCAAAAAATTTCAAATGGTAAGAAAAAAAATAAATCATTTTTACTGATATTACAATTTAATCCTATTTATTCCGTAAGTGAAGAAACTTGGCTAGGTGAATTATTTAAACTATCAGGACTTAAAAATATTGTTGGAAAAAGTGTAATTAAGTATCCTATAATTTCAAATGAATTTTTATTAAAAAACAGACCAGATTTGATTTTAGTAGGTGGTATTGAAGGTAAAACTAAACAGGAAAGTTTAGAAATACAAAAACAAAAAATCCAACAAATTTATGGAGAAGATACTAAAAAAATTGATATAGAAATATTACCTAAAGATGTTCTAGTAAGACCAGGACCTCGAATTGTTGAAGGAATTCATTTTATTGAAAGTATATAA
- a CDS encoding RNA polymerase factor sigma-32, with the protein MTRKKEIVITDEEKQTDDSNKTNKKSFVRVSGQSKQKLKNNNIKTNLNSKSKKTDLLDAEVLDEDDYTEESSKERQDIIDIDNYKDSETEVILDDSDILPALREEESDEDDDVDLDDTIEIGAKENGLITTNALQKYLAELRKYSLMTREQEKEVAIKAYEEHDIESRNRLVTSNLRLVVKIAMEYRRAYSQILDLIQEGNAGLVQAVNRFNPYRGVKLSTYSAWWIRAYILKFLMDNKSLVRMGTTDAQRKLFFRLRGEAEKLYALTQKFDANLLAEKIGVQPQDVVEMQQRLTKNDVSLDTPVGEDNDTRQVDLLFSDSEEADVTYEKEQLLKILRKEVSFIEKELNERDAYIFHNRIMSDDPITLQDVGDKYGITRERARQLEARVIKKIKDRIIAAGINR; encoded by the coding sequence ATGACTCGTAAGAAAGAGATTGTGATAACTGACGAAGAAAAGCAAACAGATGATTCAAATAAAACAAATAAAAAATCTTTTGTTCGAGTTTCTGGACAGAGCAAACAGAAATTAAAAAACAACAATATAAAAACAAATCTGAACTCCAAATCAAAAAAAACAGATCTACTTGATGCAGAAGTTTTAGATGAAGATGATTATACAGAAGAATCTTCAAAAGAACGACAAGATATAATAGATATAGATAATTATAAAGACTCTGAAACCGAAGTTATTTTAGATGACAGCGATATACTTCCTGCCCTTCGTGAAGAAGAGTCCGATGAAGATGATGATGTTGACCTTGATGATACAATTGAAATTGGTGCTAAAGAAAATGGTTTAATAACTACAAACGCTTTACAAAAATATCTTGCCGAACTTCGTAAATATTCCTTAATGACAAGAGAGCAAGAAAAAGAAGTCGCAATAAAAGCTTATGAAGAGCATGATATTGAATCAAGAAATCGTCTTGTTACCTCTAATTTAAGACTTGTAGTGAAAATAGCTATGGAATATAGAAGAGCTTATTCACAAATATTAGATTTAATACAAGAAGGTAATGCAGGTTTAGTTCAAGCTGTAAATCGTTTTAATCCTTATAGAGGTGTTAAGTTATCAACATATAGTGCATGGTGGATTAGAGCTTATATTTTAAAATTTTTAATGGACAATAAAAGTCTTGTAAGAATGGGAACTACCGATGCTCAAAGAAAATTATTTTTCAGACTTAGAGGCGAAGCTGAAAAATTATATGCTTTAACTCAAAAATTTGATGCTAATTTGTTAGCTGAAAAAATTGGTGTACAACCACAAGATGTTGTTGAAATGCAACAACGATTAACTAAAAATGATGTTTCTTTAGATACTCCTGTTGGTGAAGATAATGATACAAGACAAGTTGATTTGTTATTTTCTGATTCCGAAGAAGCTGATGTTACTTATGAAAAAGAGCAACTATTAAAAATATTACGAAAAGAAGTTTCATTTATTGAAAAAGAATTAAATGAAAGAGATGCATATATTTTTCACAATAGAATTATGTCTGATGACCCTATTACTCTTCAAGATGTTGGTGATAAATATGGTATTACTAGAGAAAGAGCAAGGCAGCTTGAAGCACGAGTTATAAAAAAAATTAAAGATAGAATTATTGCAGCAGGAATAAATCGGTGA